A stretch of DNA from Lotus japonicus ecotype B-129 chromosome 4, LjGifu_v1.2:
TGTATTCAGTTTCGTGGGATAGGAGTTTCAAGATTTGGGATTTAACGAGGAATTACCGTTGTTTGGAGTCTGTTAAGGCGCATGAGGACGCTATTAACGCCGTGACAGTTGGACGTGACGGCGCAGTTTACACGGCGTCGGCCGACGGGTGCTTGAAGATTTGGAAGAGGGATGAGAAGTTGAAACGGCACGTGCTGGCGAGCAGTGTTGTAGGGAAGCAGAGGCCAACTGTTAACGCGCTTGTGCTGGATGACGGTGGCGAGGAGTTGTTTTCTGGCGGTAGCGACGGGAGGATCTGCCGGTGGGAGAGTGAGTGCGGCGGAGGGGAGGGTGTTGTGTTGGTGGAGACGTTGAGGGGTCATGGTGGGGCTGTGCTGTGTTTGGTCCACGTGGGTGGGTTGTTGGCGAGCGGGGCAGCGGATGGGACGGTGAGGATCTGGCGGCGGGAAAAGGGGAGTGGCGGGTATTTTTGCGGGGCGGTGTTGGGAGGGCATGAGAAACCGGTGAAGTCGTTGGTGGCGGTTTCCGGTGGTGGAGGTGACTCGAATGGTGTCGTGACGGTTTTCAGTGGAAGCCTAGATGGGGAGATTAAGGTGTGGGAGGTGTTTGCTGGttcagtttgaagtttgaacatgTGTAGCTAGTCTGCAAATGATTTCCAGAAGGGAAGAACAATTATTCCACATTTCGAACCAATTAGAAACAGACAACAtcaataaacaaataaaaaagtacaCTGGAAAATTCGAAAATGGAAAGCACGTGACTCTTCCTCCACTCTCCTTCCTTGACAACACTTAACTTTTTCTGCAACATCTCTCCATGACTCTTGCTAACAACCCATGTGGACTGCATGCGAGAAACACATGCTTCCGGCTCAACACTTATAATTTATATATCAATCTCAAATTAACGCGCGTTTTCATCAGGCTGTGTCGTTGCTATAGTGAAGCTTCACATTATATGATAGTGGCGGCAACAACCTGTTATaatgttatgacttatgaggaTATATGGAGTAGCAGGCTGCAGATGAAGAGTAGAGAAAGCAACAAAAGACGAAAGAAACATACTTACAAGTTGGTTAGGCCTAACTAGGGCTGGGTGTGGAATTTGACAGATTTGACATTTACGGGTGCCTTATACATACATGTGGTCTTCAATAATAAATTGATAGACTAACATGCTTTGGGCTTGTAGTTTCAGTTCAGCTGACCCAATATATCATTCTAGATGCAGTGTTTTATTTTAGTCTCAGTAATTTTGTATTGGGTTGTTTTAGTTTCTACTAGAGTGTTCCTCAGTTAATCATAGGATGAAGCCTCGTGTGTGGTTCTCCTTGATTGCAGGGATGAGTCTCTTATCAATTGTAAGGTTCCCATTATGAAAATTGTAACCAGAAAATTGGGTTTTCCATCAGTTTGGTTCGTTTTCTTAATTTTCTCCTTATCTCTCTTACTTGAGTTTCTCTTTACCACAAATTTATGATCGATATACTTTAATATCAATTGAGATAGAGTTAGACGTAACGAAATTTCTAAATATAACATCAAAGTCTATCATAGATGCACTTATTAGATATCATGCACACACGAACGACGTGCTACAAATTTTACGCTCTAGATGTCCAATATTTAATGTGAGGGTATATATGTTAAGGGGGCGTTTGGTAGAAGGGAACTTTAAACATTCCCGGGTAAGTAAGGTTGGGAATGTAACATTCCCATGTTTGGTACAGGTTTCAGAAAAATTATTCCCGGGTATTAAAGATTCTCAGGCATGCcatttacattgtttttctccAAACTTCATTCCCAAGTTCAAGGATGGGTATCTTACATTCCCATGAGAATGGAAGTTATTTCCCACTAACTTTTCTTTTTacttcaaattttatatttttaaatattttaattaagaaattaTTAAGAACATACCCGGGAATGAAATTTATTAACCAAACACTTTTTTAAGAAGATGCCGGGAATAACATTCCCATCAAAATATTCCTAGGATTAAGATTCCTGAGTATCATTTTCTAAAACCTCTAACAAACGCCCCCTAAGGTTTCACATTGACTAAGAATGTGTCTAAAAGTCGTTATAAAAGACAGAGAAAGCATCCACTAGTCCATCACTATAAGATAGCTTTTCAAGTATAGTAATAAACACTAACTCGAATTCTAAGACGACTCTATCCAAATTTTCTACCacgtattttttatttatttttgttttacaattctgtatttttttaattggttGTTTAAACCACTTTAGATTTACCTTGGATAAAATCACCCTAACCTTAGTAGCCATATAACATTTTGACATGTATTTTAGAAAATTTTAGCACATGACACGAGATGAAATATATTAGAGCTCCCAAGACCAAGATAATTTTACCAAATATTTACCTTGGATGATTTAGACAACGCATTTTTGAATTGTTCGGAGCCAATCATTGTTTTCATCTCAACATTTATAAGGGTTATCAAGTTAGTCCACAACTTAATAAACTAGcaatattacaaaaaaaaacactaattaGCAAAAACTGATACTAATTTCAATTTAACATAGGGGGTCGGGGCTCACATTTAATGCCTAAAGTGAGCTAACTATTTTGCGTCGGTCGGGTCGCCAACGAAGCAACTTACTTGACACTTCGACTGaaacattaaaaaaacttaGCGTTGGTCATATGGACTGTATCTAAAATAGCTTTGGTTTAGCCAACGCTAAGTATGACATTGAAATCAAAATCTTTGGCCCGACACCAATATTAGATGTCAATGCAAAATTGATGATGATTTCCTGTCATTTACTCACAATTTACAAGCCCTAAACTAGCCATCCTCGTCCAGACCAAATAATACCCATAACTTAGAGTTACCATGTTTTTAGCCTCCAAAttagagattttttttataggcaaatgttagtggttagttgttagtaagttagaaaatcccttcaaaatTCCCtttcaggattcgaaccctggaccttcccctctcactcttatgtcccctagctcttaccacttgagttaactCTCGACTGTTTGGCGTGCATGAGAATGTCAACTTAGGGAACCTAAAACTGTTAGAAAATGGTGCAAGTTACATTATACATGTGGTACaattatttgatattttttgttacaattcatTCACGCCCTATATCATCAATTTCACTATCCTTAGGTTTGTTGCCTTCTTGAAATTAAGGGGCTATAAAAGGAACATATGCAAATGCTAATTTATATGATGAGTTAGAGTCTTTGCTCCTCAATTAAGAATACTTGAGATGGTGGATATTGATCACTCTAGGCTACAATTTTAATGTCGGCCAAGAATGACATGATCCGATCCGAAATGCATAACTCAACAAGGAAGTAACAATGAAGAATGTCCAATTCTCAACTACTCAAGTATCCTCAAGAAACTAACAAAGAAGCTAACTCATAATCTACATTAGCATTTTTCTAATTTCGtaagtgctaattttttttatagcgCTTAAATTTCAACAAGACAACATACCTTAGAAATGGGAGAGGGTTAAATTATGAAAGGGAGAGTGAGAGAGCAGGAGTGGCGGCGAGGCATATGGGTGGGCGAATCACCGTGCGGTGGCAGTCGCGCCGGAGGGGGAGGGCAGATTGGGAGAGAAATGATAGGGTTAGAGTGAAGTGGATTGAAATGAGAGTGAGAATGCTTATAAagatattaatatttatttaattacatTTCAATTATTGataattttacaatttttttttcattatgagAAATATGAGTTTGTTTAAATCACAAAGTTCATCTTAGTGAGAAATGATAGGGTTAGAGTGATTCTCTTGAGGTTATTTAATTGCTTTCGTCCTATGATGTTGACTCTCATACTTATGATGATTTGACACAATATATTCGTCAGTTACAGTTGGAGCATGAGGCAATAACGTTCTagctaggggtgtacaagggatgggttgggacgggttttggttaaccctaacccaACCCTAAATATTGACCGGGccaattcatagaccctaacccgtccctagacccgaagcaacccgacattatgcgggtcaaatttaggacgggtctatgtaggatgggaccgggttgacccgagggacaataagtctaagactatttgatactaattgtaaaatttaaagataataacatacttaaagagttataagttgaaactattttttagaagaaagaacttgaaaggatccaattcacgtgtcactcattttgtttgatcattctTCACTTGTCTAACATgtgcataatacacacacatgattttatcttgttagagcatgaaagtgtccatAGTTTGATGAAAGTTTGTTTAATTTATAAGGTAGATGCTAAACATTTTAATCTCAtccacatggtaagataaatttgagcaccatgtatcacattttcattattataataaattaaaattttataaaatatatatgtgggacgggccgggtgacccgagtgtcaacccgaacccgaccctaccTGAAGTCGTgtaactcaaagatcaaccGGAACCCGATCTCTTTTAACgatcgggccgggttcaacccggccctaaaggcttgggccgggacgggttggcgggtagggccgggtcttgtacacccctaattCTAGCACACTTCTAGAAAAGCAAACTCCATTGATGTTTACCTTGCTCACATTGCATGTCGCTTTCCATATGATGCCCATCAGGTGAAGTCTCCGATAAAAGAATGCCATAGCTTGCTAGTTCAGGatagagttatgatatatacacacctctccgcttcttttccaccttcattctctttatttttctcttctttatcaatcaaatcacatatcacatctttactttctctctcctttcttcctatctctctcttcttccacctctccacacctcaaaagtgaggtgtgaagatataattattcgttCAGGATAGGGGCGAGGTTACGTCCTCTAGCTCAGGCTTGACCCAtattaacaaaagaaaaatagttatattgatttttattttgttacaaaaGGAAATTAAACAAGAACTAGTTAACTTGGCTAGTATTTTATTTCCCATTTTCCCTCCAAGCGAGTGCGGTTTCATTTGTGGTGGCGGTGAAGTTCGAATTGCAGGAATCACAATGGAGGAACCCACCTTTGAACTTGTACAGTTCTATAACCCtttcctccttcaattccactTCGTTTTTCTCTGAAATTCCTCACTTCTTCATTCAATTTGTTTACGCAACTCGCAGGATCTGATTCGCTCCATTCTGAAGCGCGTTTGGGAACTGCGGGCCCTTGGTTGGTTGCACTCACACCTTGATTCTTCTCCTTTACTTCTCACTTTGTAGGAATCACTACTACAATTTTTGTGTTTCTGTGTGCAGAGCGTGAAAATGTTGGACCCAGCGAGGCTTTGGATTCTGAGGTTTTCTAATTCGCACCCTTCCCTAATTTACCTCATTTCAATTCTAATTTCTGTATCTTTGTTGGTTGAGGATGAGTCTTTAGTGTTTGTTTCTTgacattaatttcaatttttgaaTTACCTCTTTGTTGATTTTTGAGATTTTGGAACATTGGAATGGTTTTGCCTGCTGTTGATTTATTTCCAGCAATTACATGTTATCGGTGACGGAGTATCtgaatttgaaaaagaaaaagggggAAAATGGATATCTTCTTATAAAACTGCATTGGACTTAAATTCTATACCAAGTTTCTGAAGTTTCTTAGTGTCTATTAACAGTAGTTGGAGGAGTAAAATCTGAATTCTCATTGATTGAATCTGTTTGCACAGTTTATATACAAGCTTAACTACTATTCTGTTACAACAGATAGTTAAAGTTAACTATCAATATGGAAACTAAACAATTCTAACTACTATTCTATTACTAACAGAACTGCTTATACTTCAATACTGTCCATATCTTTGTTGGCACTGGTTATGTGATGCAAGACTATGCCTGTGGGCTGTGGCCTATTGCTCTTGTTAGCACATGGTACAGGACTAACAGCAAATTGTTTCCTGCATGCATTTGCTCAACTTGTTTTTTCATCCACTTATTAACTATGCTATCTGCatttggttttcttctttttttcttatcaATGCTGTGTTGATTTTGTTCTAATGTTGTTTTGCACATAAGAACCACTAAGTCTTGCTCGCGAGATCTTCCAATTTCAGCTACTTTATGGGCTACAAGATCCCCACCCTacatatcatcatcttcagtcacACTTTGTTGATCTACTGCATAAGAAGATAATATCTGcccaaaaaaatttcaattgTTACTTTGATCACATCttcgaattttttttaacttgagACTCTGAACATATAAATCTAACTGGCCTCAAAGTTTCCAAGTAGACCATTTGCTAACAGGTGAATTAAGAGCTTTCTTTGGCCTCAAAACATGTATAGTTAATTGTGGTGCATTTATATAAATTCAAGGCAGTTTTATGTTGGTTTTGGTGATATATGAGAGATCTGTGTAGCGAACACAAAATATTAGGGAGTGTTTTTTAGTATATCATACTTGTAAGTCGTATATAATGTTTGGTAATGGACCTTTTTTTCTCCGAATGTTTCCCTTTCTatttctgttcttcattattTATGTTTTGCCACATTTGTTTTCAGGGTAAGGTGGTTCTCAAATTGTTTCACATATAACTTGATCCTCAAAATAAATTTTGTACTCTATAACTTAATGGTTGCCACTTGCCATCAATAGCAGTAGCATCCTCAGGAGGATCTACATTCTctgaaattttatttattatcctTGATTATGAATATCTGCTGCTAATTTGTTGCATTGTGTGTCAATAATCACAAATGGATTTTACTGCTCCAGGTAGGAGCTGGAACATCCAAGAAAAATCGACCAACTTCAGGTATTTTTATGATGATGTCATTAACATTCTATTGAAAGATATCTTTTTTGGTTGAGGTTCTGTCATGATGTCCACTATAGTAGCGTTGATATTTCAAAATGGAAATATTCAAGTTACTACTTACTCATCTGTCCATATTTTTCCATGCAGCTAATGCGAATGCTTTGAAGCTTACCTGTGAACTTCTCCGAGTTTTTATCACAGGTTCATCTATGTTAAAAGTGAAACACATTTGTGCTGGTTTAGACTATGATTTTTCACATATTCTGTATCATCCTGACAAAACATTTCTGTTGATGCAGAGGCTGTTCAGCGTGCTGCTGAGGTTGCAGAGGCTGAGGGTGCTAGTCAAGTAGAAGCTTCTCATTTGGAGTGCATTCTTCCTCAGTTACTTTTAGATTTTTAAAGCATCTGAAATACTTATATGGAACTTCTACTTCCCTCTATAATCAATCTAGTTTATAGCTCACCAAGATTTGTTGGTGAAAAGCTATATTAGATACAACTAAGAAATCCAAAGAGAGCTTGTTTGGATATATGGTTAAAGTGTTAAACCTTCCAGAATCACTTCTCTTCCTGCAAAAGCTACTCCTAGTAGCTTCTCTCTTAGTCATTTCTCCTAATGTGGAAATCCACCGTGTATCGGGGTGAGAACTTTGGAGTCTCTTcactctcttttctttctattgCTTGAGTGCTTTTTAACTTCTTGATTAGTGAAGCTACAACAATGGAGGAGGGATTGATTTTCTTGTGCTTAATCCTTGAAAAGTAATATTCAAATGATTTTTTGGATCAATACCTTATCAAAGTGCAAGCTAACTGCTCTTTGTTGGACTAGACAGATCTTTACAATATactctttttatttatatgGTCAGGAAGGGTGGGACTGAGCTCTCTGTGATGAAGGAAATTATTTCATATTGGTTCATTTGCATTTTGAACTAGCGCCTACTATCTAGTtatctttgatatttttaaACACACCCTAAATCAGTCTGCCTTTTTTTTCCCGATAATTCCTTAAATAATTCTGTCTAAGAGAGCATGGAGAGTTTATTTTTTCCTCTATTTCAAGCTTCAAGAAATTCTTAATTTTTGAGATGGATTCAGCATATTCAGCCTGGTATTAATTAAAGAATAACCATAATAAAATGCTTTATGATTGTATTTTGCATTCGGCACAAATCAAAGAAGTcgaatcatgtttttttttggtgaaaacATGGACACCAGGTAGTAGGCAACATTGCCGGTAATTGTCAATGCCTCAGGAATATAACTAAAGATTTAGAAGGAACTGACATGTATTCCCCTCTCTTTATATTTATGCAGCCAACAAATAGTCTTTAAAAACCTTAGGTACAAGTCATGTAAGGATGCAGTTAGGCTCTAATCCGGTAGCAAGTTACTGTTCCAAAAGGGTTTCGATTTATTTACAATTATCTTTCCCATCCATCTCATTTTTACATcctatttttattcattttcttttcctttctctttttcttttacatcacatcattttttattcatttctCTCCTCATTGTAGGTGAGCATGAAGTGTGAAAAGACTTATTCGCCCCAAaactataaataaattaaatacccATGGGAGTTTCTTTTATAAACAAACAAATACacaactaataaaaaaattatatcaaatGATAATAAGAAAGATGATGAAGTTCTTGCAAATATTATGtgttatatttaattttcaattgattatGTTATGCACTGCG
This window harbors:
- the LOC130712950 gene encoding protein JINGUBANG-like, whose amino-acid sequence is MNNSTPLHDNANSIQCVTSLKTLTPHITCLAVHRNFLYAASLNLINVFDLSHYTLIDTFNQSPRSGFVKSITFNGSKIFTAHQDCKIRVWIITPSKRHRLLTSLPTVKDRLRRCIVPKNYVTSRRHRKSLWIQHNDTVSGLAVNGRLMYSVSWDRSFKIWDLTRNYRCLESVKAHEDAINAVTVGRDGAVYTASADGCLKIWKRDEKLKRHVLASSVVGKQRPTVNALVLDDGGEELFSGGSDGRICRWESECGGGEGVVLVETLRGHGGAVLCLVHVGGLLASGAADGTVRIWRREKGSGGYFCGAVLGGHEKPVKSLVAVSGGGGDSNGVVTVFSGSLDGEIKVWEVFAGSV
- the LOC130712120 gene encoding protein MHF2 homolog, translating into MEEPTFELDLIRSILKRVWELRALERENVGPSEALDSEVGAGTSKKNRPTSANANALKLTCELLRVFITEAVQRAAEVAEAEGASQVEASHLECILPQLLLDF